GGTGACCGTCCCCAAGCCCTCCACTCCGTCCCGCCTCTCTTTCTTCATGCGGCAGTCCAGCTTTGGTGCAGAGGCCTCTAGCCCCGCTCCCCGCTCCCCAGGGACGCCCACTGTTAGCCCTGGTCACCGTCCTGGCCGAGGCGAGGAGCTCTCCGAGTTGGAAGGGAACTACTTGGAGTACTTGCGGGATGCACGCCTCAACATTGACCGCTGTGTCTGGGCCTGCCGCGTGTGGTCAGCCCCCTATGATGGGGaggagcccagtgccagcagcctGGCCCCTGCCCCAGACCCCTCCCTACCCATCAACAGTGACTACTTCAGCTACACCTCCTTCCATGCAGGTGGGCATCCCGACCCCACATCTGCCTCCCCTCGGACTAAAAAGCGGGGCCCGCCAGAAGAGTTGGCCGCCCTCAAAGGGGCCTCGGGAGGCCCAGAGCCGAGCACCTCCACCTTCCCCAGCACCACGGACTCGAGCATCCTGCTGAATGGGGCCCATGCAGACCCTGGCATCAAGAAGGTCCGCTGGTGTCCCCAAGGGGCAGTGGAGGTGGTCGAGAATGGCTCCGCCTCCACCCCCAGCCCTGACTCCGGGCCAGCCTGGGAGCCTCTGCCCTGCCCAGACCTGCCCCTGGATGAGCTGCTGACCCTGGAACACACAGAGAACGGGGCTGCCTCGGCCATTGAGAAGTTCAGCACGGAGCTGAGTCTTCTGAAAGAGGAGATGGACCCGGGGAGCAGTGCCCAGGAGCCACCCGGGGCAGCCCCCCCGCTGGAACCAGACCCCCTctctcaggaggaggaggaggcctacCAGAGCTTTGCCTCCCCTGCAGACAatgctgggcagcccaagccGGCCGACCACCTGGCCCAGATCCTCAGCAGCCCCCCAAGGACCCCCGGGCAGCCCCCCAGCCAGCCGTTCACAGGTGAGCCTGTTGGGGATGCCCTCCTCCTTATTGCCACCTGTACCACCCTAGTGCACCTTCAGCCAGTGGGGTGCAGCCTCCTTCCACCCAACCCCGAGTCCTTTCCTGCCCTCCTGTCACTTCTGTGTCATGACGCCTTCCGTGACGCTGCCTTGTTTGTGTCCCAAAGTGCTGCTCCTGGCCAGGACGGTGCAGTGCTGGATGTGAGTGTGGGGCCGGAGCCCGGCAGAGGGGTGCGAGGGGGGGCTTTGGGGCATTACAGAGCTCCACCTCTTCGGGTGCAAAGCATGCTGCTCCTGGGCTTGGGGCCCTTGACTCCCCTCTCCAGGTGCAGGGCCCAGGGAGGCCCAGGGTGGAGGTGCTGCCCACGCCTTCTCTGACGCGTTCTCCTGCCTTGCCAGTCTCTGCAGGTTGGCACCCAAGGAGCGCTGGGGCCTGGAGTCCTCTGCGCCTTGCAGGGGTGCACACTGAGGCTGAGCTGGCCCTGGATaggctcgctcgctcgctccagGCCTGAGGGTCTTGCAGGCAGGCACGGAGGCCGCCTTTGTTCAGTGGCCTGCAGGGGTCCAGCAGCCTCAGGCGCACTTGCCTGTGGAGTCTCCCCAGCTCTGTCCTCCCTGGGGCAAGACCCTTCTCTGCcgggcagcagcagtgcaggctTTGGGGCAACCCCGggattcccttgccctgaggctGGGCTTGCTGTCCGCAGGGCCCTTCGTGGCGGCTCTCTTCACCAAGCTGGAGAACATGTTGCAGAACTCCCTCTATGTCAACGTCCTGCTGACGGGCCTGGTCTCCCAGCTAGCCTGCTATCCGCAGCCACTCCTGCGCTCCTTCCTCCTCAGCACCAACATGGTCTTCCAGCCCAGTGTCAAATCCCTCATCCAGGTAGTCCGACCGGGGGCCGGTGGGGCCTTGGCTTGGGCAATGCAAGGCATGGAGGGGACTGATGTTGCCAGAGCCTGGGCGTGGCTCTGGCCGTGGGGCTGTCGCCAGGCAGtgacttctccctccctcccccccaggtcCTAGGCTTGGTGAAGAACAAGATTGAGAGCTTTGCTGCCAGCCAGGAAGACTTTCCTTCCCTGCTCCTCAAAGCAAAGAAGTACCTGGTTGCCCGGGGCAAGCTGGACTGGGCGGACCCCCCGAACTCCATCCCGTCCCTGCGGCGCTCGGAGACCCTCGGTGAGCAGGATCTGCTGGGACTGGGGGGGAGGAGTGAGCCCCTAGTGCCACTTGGGAAGGTGGCACTGCTTCTGTGGGGAGACCAGGTGCTGGGGCAGCGCTTGCAGGCTCAGCACTGCCTTCCTGATTGGTGAATGGGCAGGATCCTGGCAGCCTTCAATAGCGGGCTGGTGCTACTCCTGCAGTCGAAGAGCCTTCTCCCCTCCGAAAGCAAAATGGGTGCCCAGGTTGCAGTCGGAGAAGTGACTGGCGGGGTAAGGGTGGTTTGGGGGGCTCTGCAGCTGCagggaagagagggaaagagctggggcagagcaggtgctgctgccagtgactggCCAGCGACTCCCCTTGCCCTGAAGCTCTTTGGAAACTTGGCTGCTGCCCCCCAGGTTGCTCTCAGGTTCAGCCCATGATGGGGGGGTCAgaagaggtggcagtggtgggtcCCCCACCCTGAGGCAGCCATGTGACTCTGGCTGATGCAAGGTGTGGACCTGGGACCCTCCTGGCGACAGCCTTGACTCCCTTCAGTGTTCCAAGGCCTGGGAGatgctccccccccaagcctctgggGCCCTCCAAAGAAAAGACGTGCACTGACCAGAGACAAAGCTAGCAGGCCTCACTGCCCTGGTCCTCTAGGCAGCCCAAAGGCGTGCTGCATCAGCCCAGCAGTGCCCTCCCCGCTGAGGGAGAAAAGCACTGGCAGATCTTGCCCAGGCAGCCTTCCTTGCAGCCCTCCACACTTCAgggtctctctccctccctccctccctccctccagtgaAGAGCCGGAAGCCGTCCATCGGAGAGATGCTCATGCGCCACACCAACAGCCCCACACGGGCCCGCCAAGCAGCCCAGCTGGCCCTGCAGCACATGCGTGAGGGGCAGGTGCTGCATGCGCTGTCGGGGGCCTCACTTGTCCGCAGCTCAGCCGAAAAGCAGAGTGAGGCACTGCGCGTGAAGAACGCCGTCTACAGCGCTGTCATCTTCAGTGAGTTCCTCAAGGAGCTGGCAGCCATCGCACAGGCCCACGCGGTCACCTCGCCCCTCCTGCTGGAGCCCTTCCAGGAGTGACCGTGGCCTGGGGCTCTGGACTGcaacctgcccctccctcctccctccctcccctctcagcCTGCTACTGCCAGGCCTGCACTAAATAGGGAGCCTGGAGGGGGCaccatgggtggggtgggggggagaactcCATGCCTGGAGAACCACCTTTTTAATTTATTGGgaatgaatgtttttttttctggagaacTTGTGGCAATATGTATAAAAGGAGTGCTCTCTGGCTCtgtctgtggtgtgtgtgtgcagccagGGGCCGCCGCTTGCTGGGTCCTGGAGAAGAGCCCCGCTGCTGGCTCAGGTCCCGGAGCCCACCTAGGCCATTGCCCTCTTTCCCAGGTAGGAGAGGAAGGCACCCCCTCCCCGCTGTCCTTTCTCTGTGGGGGACACTGTTGCAGTCAGGGAAGCAGGTTTGGCCTCCCTGCATTTATCCATCATTCTTTTCTGCTCATTGCTCCTTTTTGGCAGGTTCTAGGAGGTCTCaccccctcaccccacccccgtTCAGACTTGCTGGGGCTGTGTCCCTAGACCTGAGAGGGAGCCTCCCAAGCCCAGCCAAGTCGCTCTGAAAGCCCTTCCCCTGCTGTCTGCATGCTCTCCATTGGAAAAGCCCAGGGGTGGTACTTGTGTGGGCAGCTGTGCCTCTCAGGCCACCAAGGAGGGGTCTGGCTGGAGGAAAGCGCTCAAgcccccccctccctgtcctctctcctGTTGGGCTGGTGCCAGGCCCAGAGCTACATCCCCACAGGCCCAGCTGAAGCTGGGAAGCCTTTCTGCCTCAGCAAGGGCAAGAGGGGCTGGGTCAGGCTATcactgtccaatccctttttcaagacatctaggccagatgccatcaccatgtcctgtggcaaggagttccacagattaattatgtactgggtaaagaaatgttctAAGGCTCCTGTCAaccacttttagtggatgtctcctgggtctggtgttcgcctctgctgcagtggggaggggggaagctggtgCTAGGGAGCAGGGTCTGGGGCCCTTAGCCctcctgcctgggctccccccaGGCCTGTCTTGCCCCCCCCCGAACCAGTCAGGCTGCTCCGTCTTGCCACAGTCTGCAAACAGCTTTATTGCCCATGGCGTGGCTGTCGGCTCACTCGTCCGTGTCGCTCTCGGCCACGATGCcctgcaggagcggcagcagcatGGAGTGTCTCTCTGGGTCTGCCAGGCTGGTGGTTGAAGGGCCCAGTGTGGGGCGGTGGCGCTTGAAGGGCCATTTCCCTGGCGATAGAAGTGGGCGAGGGCCTGTCAGGAGCTCCTTGGCCTGTGGCCTCTCCCCACTGCAAGGTTCCCAAACCCCCCTCCCACAGGGGCTTGCTGCCCTGTTGCTCTCTCCTGATTGTGAAGGGGAACAGGAACTCTCCTGGGCTCCCGGAGCAGGGGGTCAGGCAGTGGCATCTCCAGCAGGGGAGAGGAACCCAAGGAGACTGTCCAGGAGAAGGCGCTGGAATCCCTTCTCACTCCCTGCCTGAACTGCTTCCCAGCAAGACTAGAACTTGGTTGTGCTGGAGGCCCAGAAGACTCGGCTGGGTTGGTGCTTATGTAGAAGGAGCCGTTGAGGAGCGGCCTGCCCCCCTTCCTAAGCCCAGGGTGCCCAGGAATGGCCTGGTGGCACTTGGAGCAGCTGTGAGGCTGGTCCAGCAGGCCAGGGGCGGAGTCACAGCTGCAACCAGAGCGTCAGTGCAACTGGGCCAGACTGCTCTGTCGCCACTACCAGCCCCATGAAACTCCTGTTCAGAGCTACAACGTGCCTGCTGGGTCCTCATGTGCTGCaaggctcccccctccctccttccctgccagcCTCTAATCAGGTGAAGTGGAGCCCTGGAGGCCAGAGCggctgccaccacctccaccccaaaGCAACAGCCTGCAAGAGGGGAGCAGAAGCCACGCATCCTGGCAGTTCTGGCCCATCGTGGTGGCAGCTGCAAGGGCAGAAACTTGGGTGCTTCGCTGCTTGTGTTTCTGGCCCAAAGGGAGCTCCCCCCAGTCCCCTGCCCACAGCAAGCCATGTACGCTCTGCTCTGGGTGCTGCACCGCTGTTTCAGAGATGTCTGGCAGCAGGACAAGGGCTGCACCCCGTTGTCAGCCAGCTGGAGAGGAGGTGCTTTGAGGCCTGCAGCTGGGACTCCCTGGGGGGTGGGAGACTCTGGAGCCCCAAACAACCCCAGAGCCGCCTGTTTCCTTACCTGCCAGGGGCCGTGAGGGTCTGACCAGGGGGTGCCACCGCTTGCGAACTGCTGTACTCTCCGGGGGCAGTGGGGGCTTCAGTGGCAGGCCAGAGCTGGGGGGCTCCAGCACAGCCATCCTTACCCAGGCGGCCCGGGCGGGCAGGGTGTGGCCCATGGGCTTCTGGGAGCCCAGCACACCCTTGCTGCTGAGGGCAAACTTGAGGCAGGAGAAGGCCACGGGGAGGGGCTGCTCCACACGGAAGCTGCGGTGCTCAGAGCCCTGGGTGACGGCCAGCACCAGGCTGCTGCAGTAGAAGACCTCGTAGACCACGTAGATGCTGCTCTGGGAGCGGAGCCAGGGCAGGTCCGGGCGCAGGGCTGCCGTGCCGGGCCGCAGCACCAGGAAGGCCACCTTCTTGTGCACACCGGCCATGGAGAGGCGGATGTGCCTCAGGGCCCCGTCCACCAGTCGCGTCTCCTCATAGCGGGACTCCCCCCGCACCCGGGCGTTGTACTCGCGTGTGCAGTGAGTCAGCTCCCGTCCCCCAGGGCCCCtctgcagcagcttctccaggGGCCCAACAGGGAGCAGGCAGCGCTGCCGGCGCAGGAGACTCTGTCCCAGCTGCGGCTTCTTGATCAGGACGGTCAGCAAGTCATAGGAGGCAGCGTCTTCCAGGAAGGGAACCGGCACCACGGTGGGCCCAAAGCGCTCCTCGATGACCTGTTGGCAGAGAGGGGAGGTCTGGCAGTTGGCACCTGGGCCCCTCCCAGGATGGTTGGGGTGAAAGGAGGCTGCACGTGTTCCTTCCCCGACTGGCTGAAGGTGCACTAGGGTGGTACAGGTGGCAATAGAAGGTGTGGGGGCTGAAAGCAGAGGGATCTTGAAGCTGATGGCAGGAAATGGCAGGATGGAAGAGACTGAGAAAAGGCTCCCCGGGGCCAGGAATGGCTGTTGaagaagggcgggggggggggcttcagctGCAAAAGGTGCCTAACTTGGCAGCTCTCCAGGACAGAGTCAGGCTCCGCTAAAAGCCCCCGGCATCACTGAGGTCTCTGCAAACATTTAAGCTAATCCTCGGAGAAGTCAGAACTGAAGTCAAATGCAAGCAGTTGCTGGCCAACTGGACTGTCTCGCAGAGGAGGCACTTTCTGGCACCTGCAGGGCTGTCGTGATTATCGTATTTCCTGATGTGTCCATTTTGCAATCTAGGTAGAAAGAGGCTGGGctgataaccccccccccccacaagttcCCCTTTGCCCTTTCAAGGACAGGCAAAACCAGGGAGTGAAGCTGAGGCACAAACCCTGGTATGTCTCGGCTCCAATCACAAAGTGCCATCTGCAgagcacagtggggggggggggtctgctgtgttcctgccccccccccggtctaCAGGGTGACTGCAGCTCCCAATTTGTGACAGGCCTATAGCCCACAGAACTTCCTTTTTCCATGGGAGGCCCTGGCAGGCGCCCTATGCAAAGGGGCTTCTTGGTCCCACAGCCAGAGGAACTCCCCCAccagctctgggggggggggaggtgtgtgtcaGGAGGGAGCAAATCAATGGGCAAGTCCTTGTGGTTCTTGCAGTGTTGGGGCTCTGGTCTCTGAAGAAGGGAGACCACCACAGGCGGCTCACCTAGCCAAGGGGCACAACACTAGCCTGGTGAGGTCTGAAAGGGCGACAGTCCCAGAGGGAGGACGGCCTGAAAGGACAGTTGCTGCTTTTCCTTGCTAAAGCTACATGGGTCTTGGctggtgcttgggggggggaccACTTAGGAGCACCCCACAGGGGCCACTTTGGGATTCAGCACTGGAAATGGACACCCACCCAAGGACTCGGTGGGCCAGGAGAGCCTCTGCGTGCCCCTGTGACAGCAGCCAGGGGCCACCTGGCACCAAGGGACAAGCTCAAGCGGCCCTCTGTTCTCTGGGTTTGGGTCCCTCCTCACACTGGGGTTCCTGGGAggccttccctgcccccctcacCTTGTCCCTGATCAGCTCCCAGTTGGAGTCAGCCTCACCAATGTCCAAAGTCTGAACTCCACCATCCATCTTCTGGagggctggagggggcagagaggggtctgggaggagggctgcagagggtaGGCATGGGTAGGGCCGAGGTCCGGAGGGGTGGGAgggtctgccctccccccagccctggaggcaggcaggcacagaagCCAGAGCCAGGCTGTGATGTCACAAGGGGCCAGTTGTCTCTGTCCCCAGAGGGGCTGGCTGCGGCTGCTAGGCCAGGCCACTGTACCTGGGGCCAGAGGCCTTGTCTAGCCAGGACTGTGGAAGTCTTGGGACCCCAGGCTGGGCGTGAGGCCTGGCCTGCCGGGGGAAGCGGGCAGCCCTTGGCTGATCCTCGGGATGGCAGCCTCAAAGGTGTCGAGGAGAGCTGGAGGCCGTAACAgtggaaggggaaggcagcagcaatcAGCCCAGCGGGGCAAGCAgactggagccccccccccaggcagaagCTTTCCAGTGTGGTGCAACAGGGAGACAGGCCATTCCATCCCGTGGGGCTTGAGTTCAAGATCATCCACTCCAGCGCAGGTCTGGGGCAGGCAAGAGCATGTCCTGCTAGGCACAGCATCCCGCTCAGTGCCGCTTGCTGGCCCAGGGCACCATGATGAATGCGGACCACCACCTGCTAGTCAGGCACCTTCTGGGGAGGGGCCGGGGCACAGCCGTCTTCCCGGGCTTTGGGCCTCCTTGGGAGGGAGTGGACTGTCAGAGGCTACTGGCGTCTCTGCACCATGTACTTGTCTTTGTCAAGATGCCGCTTCACCCATTCCATTGCACTGCTGGCCCTTCACTGCAAATGGCCAGGCTTCAGGCTTCCCTGACCACTCCTGCCAGGGCTCCTGGGCCGGCCCCACAGGCCTGCACCAGCAGGTCTCTCGCCTCCTGGGGTTTAGATGCCAGACGCTGCCTCTGTGGCACCTGCAGGCTCTCTGGGTTGGCCTCACGCCGTGGACGCTCCTGTCCCAAGCTGCTGCTTCCCACCGTGGCTCTGAGGGGGTCCTTCTTCTCTGTGCTGGACTCAGGGCTGCCTTCAGGTTGCTTGTTTGCCGCCTTGGGCAGTTTGCAGGTCCTTCTCTTTGCCCTTGTTGCAGCTCACTAGGAGATGCTGGGGGTCCTTCCATGCCCACTGCCTGTTGCTCTCCAAGCAAACGGCACCCCACTGCTCTCACCATGTCCCCAAGCAGTAAGACATCTCAGGGGTACAGCAGCATCCTTAGGGACAGAGCTCACAGGAGGCGCTCAGGGTCTCTACAACATCATGTACTCCACAAGCATGCACACTGGACTGTGGGGTGGAATCAGCATTCCTGATGACCAGCCTGTTGCAGTGGTTTCATTCATTTGTAAAGGAAGTTTAATGTAAGAAAggtcctgctggatcatgccgAGTTGTGCCCCCACAGTAGCCTACCAGCCACTTCTGGGAAGCCAAtgcacaagcaggaggaaaaggcACCTCCTCTCCCACCACTGGGGTTCAgggcatgatgatgatgacggtGACGAGGTTTTTGCACAGTCAAGTGTCTGTCGTTGACTGGTTTGCTTCATCCAGACaccgagtccttcccaaggacctgggatgcctggtttctGTCCTcctttgctgttataaatatcgtcacaagatgtaagctgttcccagtcaagctgctttttgtagttggtgggtGGCTGCTCAGATGCTCTTCAAGGGGTTTTGGAATAGAACGGAAGGCGCCAATCACCCCTGGGGTCACTTGGGTCTAATTCTGCCTCAGCCTCTCAGTTTCTACTTGTCCATCTTTGCATTTTGTTGttctttccagctctttttccTCCACTCTGCTGTCCCCTGCGATTGTCACACCGATGGATTCAACTCgtctttctttcttctcaactgcagttatgtctggtgtattgtgtgaaAGGGGTTTGTCTGTCTGCACTCCGAAATCCCATaatattctggcatcttcattttctgtGACTTTGTCCCTTGTGTGGTCCCACCAGTGTctggctgcaggcagcttggatTTCTTGCAGAGCTTCCAGAGTGTCACTGTTGCTGCCTTGTCCTGCCTTTGCTTGTGTTCTGCGTGATCTTTTCACAGCAACTACTCGGGTGGTCTGctgcttcttcatcttctttGAGAGACAGCACTTGCTGTTGGCTGTTATTTTTTCTACCTTTGCTTTCactgcatttgttcttaatgcctgttcttgtgcagccaggattagaccctctgtttctttcttccagTTGTCTTTTTTCAGCCACTGACAGgtcttggtgatgtttgttttCCCAGTAACGTCTCACATatattgtccatgcagtggccagacctcctgccctttaataTTATTAAACTGTTTTGCTCAGTGCTGATGGAGACTTGTgaaggcgcaatccaaacctgtgctggggcaggcaagccaggaggcttgcgctgcatccaacgcaggttcgttgggtgcagcggctctgccaggggcaaggggaagctcttccccttacccctgggtaagggctgcgcgccccaatggggctccttggacttgcgccacctctgttctctctggggatgggggttgggacccagcagcCCTGCCCCTGGGTCCCTCTGGAGCTCACCTGGGGCTCTTGTGTTATTGTTGCTGCTCTGTACATGTTGGTTTATTTCTTGCAAATTATGAGTTATTTCTGCAAGCGCAGCATTTACATCTTTTAATACTTGAGCAAGATGCTTTTTTGCAACTGTTCTTCCAGCTGGAAATTATCCCCTGTGGTTTGCTTGGTTCATCTGTTCAGTTTTTGTGTGCTCACTGAAGCACAAGAGCCCCACCACTACTACAAAGTAGTGTCCCATTGGGGGgataatgatgatgatttttaTTACGATTGCATATCACAGATGcccgttctttagctggacttggtgggcacaatcctaaccaggtctactcagaagtaaatcctattgtgttcaatgggacttacttccaggaaagtgaggttaggattactAGTCAGGCCCCACCTTGGGGCCTAGGAGGTTGTTATGTATTGACAAATAATGTGTGCTGCACCAAGCAGGGCAGCTTTTTGAATGTGACTGATAGCAATTTTGTCAATATGCAGATGTTTCAAATGCAGTTCAAGCGTTTTTGGGACCGCACCTCatgtgccaatcaccactgggatgaccactgctggtttgcgccataacctttggatttcaatttttaaatcctgatatttactaattttttcatgcATCAATTCTACTATCACCAGGTATTGCTATATTGATGAgggtcacttaatttttttctattactatAATGTCTGGTGTGTTATGAGCTAGAACTTTATCGTTTTCTGTCTGGATTCTCCTGGAtgagtttttgttttaaagtcagTATTCCAAGGGCAACCTTCCAGTCCCCTGCCACGGAAGCTGATTTCAAaggcaagttgcatatttttatGAGAAGAGCTGCAGGAGAATGAGAAGTCTGGTGGGCATGATGGCGAGGGGATCTTGCGAGGGGATCTTCAGCCAGCAGGTGCATTTTTGAAAAACAGGAACATTCAGAAGGCGGCAAGCCTGTTGTTCCCATGGCTTCCAGGAGTGGAGCAGGTGAGTGAGCAACTTATTGAGGGGTCtccaacatgcccccccccccgtgtttcaAGGTTCCACAGGCCTTCTGCTGTGTTCCAGCCCAAGCGTTTTCTTTTGGAGAGACTCTTCTGCTCCGCTGGGAATCTCTTTCAGCACGCCCCCCCAGCTCCTGTCTGCTCCTCCCCACAGATCTCCCCAAAAGTCAGAtcagcatgggagggggggagagagcgcAACGCATGAGATATTCATGGGGCcactggaggtggcagcagcagccatggcTATGAAAGGAAGCTTCCCTGGCAG
This portion of the Tiliqua scincoides isolate rTilSci1 chromosome 3, rTilSci1.hap2, whole genome shotgun sequence genome encodes:
- the FHIP1B gene encoding FHF complex subunit HOOK-interacting protein 1B; translated protein: MERMSWLSKLNPRVTGPRVSRGSGLQSPVTTADPETCLMVFKNHWAQVLRILEKRGGSRVAPGAADDLSAVRNNTYQMMTLLAEERPRGGEAAAMGPILEFVVLEGVLERLLGWHLQRDVPEERKVELLKLYEMLISQSRQPLLRHKPVLTPLLRLLGLCAGPASPLLENSLVLLLNQLCVSAAKEPPLLELFFHSPTEQGPANLLVFSLLIPFIHHEGLLGQQARDALLLIMAMSAGSSTVAQYITDHSYFCPVLATGLSALYSSLPRKLEVRGDDWHFLRREDWIGVPSLVLFMNSLEFCNAVIQVAHPLVQKQLVDYIHNGFLVPVMGPALHKTSIEEMIASTAYLDLFLRSISEAALLKTFLRFLLLHRHDSSTILDTLVGRIASNSRLCMVSLSLFRTLLSLNCEDVLLQLVLRYLVPCSHVMLSQKRAVKELDLYGRAASRFLSLIPRCCCPESLPLPEREEEHATWSKGHGSPSVDSSSVVTVPKPSTPSRLSFFMRQSSFGAEASSPAPRSPGTPTVSPGHRPGRGEELSELEGNYLEYLRDARLNIDRCVWACRVWSAPYDGEEPSASSLAPAPDPSLPINSDYFSYTSFHAGGHPDPTSASPRTKKRGPPEELAALKGASGGPEPSTSTFPSTTDSSILLNGAHADPGIKKVRWCPQGAVEVVENGSASTPSPDSGPAWEPLPCPDLPLDELLTLEHTENGAASAIEKFSTELSLLKEEMDPGSSAQEPPGAAPPLEPDPLSQEEEEAYQSFASPADNAGQPKPADHLAQILSSPPRTPGQPPSQPFTGPFVAALFTKLENMLQNSLYVNVLLTGLVSQLACYPQPLLRSFLLSTNMVFQPSVKSLIQVLGLVKNKIESFAASQEDFPSLLLKAKKYLVARGKLDWADPPNSIPSLRRSETLVKSRKPSIGEMLMRHTNSPTRARQAAQLALQHMREGQVLHALSGASLVRSSAEKQSEALRVKNAVYSAVIFSEFLKELAAIAQAHAVTSPLLLEPFQE
- the C3H11orf42 gene encoding uncharacterized protein C11orf42 homolog codes for the protein MDGGVQTLDIGEADSNWELIRDKVIEERFGPTVVPVPFLEDAASYDLLTVLIKKPQLGQSLLRRQRCLLPVGPLEKLLQRGPGGRELTHCTREYNARVRGESRYEETRLVDGALRHIRLSMAGVHKKVAFLVLRPGTAALRPDLPWLRSQSSIYVVYEVFYCSSLVLAVTQGSEHRSFRVEQPLPVAFSCLKFALSSKGVLGSQKPMGHTLPARAAWVRMAVLEPPSSGLPLKPPLPPESTAVRKRWHPLVRPSRPLAGKWPFKRHRPTLGPSTTSLADPERHSMLLPLLQGIVAESDTDE